The following proteins are co-located in the Paludibaculum fermentans genome:
- a CDS encoding tryptophanase, giving the protein MQTIIEPFRIKSVEPLRRTTPEERAKYLEQAGYNLFLLRADDILIDLLTDSGTSAMSTGQWAAMMRGDESYAGSASYFRLKTTVEDLTGFQHVIPTHQGRAAERILFSVLCKPGHVVPNNTHFDTTRANIEFTGAEARDLPLASSADTQSTGPFKGGMDVEALERLIEECGPERIPLIMLTVTNNSGGGQPVSMANIEAVSGVARRHGIRFYLDACRFAENAWFIREREEGYADWTPKQIAQKMFSLADGCTFSAKKDAFANIGGLLCTNDPALAQQEKDLLILTEGFPTYGGLAGRDLDAIAVGLQEILEPDYLEYRIASTGYLGRHIADHGVPIVEPPGGHAIYIDAGRMLPHIPTGEFPAQSLAVELYRHAGIRGVEIGSVMFGEHARYELLRLAIPRRVYTQSHIDYVVEAILEVNERKNELRGYEITQQPEFLRHFSCRFRPL; this is encoded by the coding sequence ATGCAAACCATCATCGAGCCGTTTCGCATCAAGAGCGTGGAGCCTTTAAGGAGAACCACTCCAGAGGAGCGCGCCAAATACCTGGAGCAGGCCGGTTATAACCTGTTCCTGTTGCGTGCCGACGATATCCTCATCGATCTGTTGACGGATTCGGGCACGTCCGCGATGTCCACCGGACAGTGGGCCGCCATGATGCGCGGCGACGAGTCGTATGCCGGCAGCGCGAGCTATTTCCGCCTGAAGACCACGGTGGAGGATCTGACGGGGTTCCAGCACGTGATCCCGACCCACCAGGGCCGCGCCGCCGAGCGCATCCTGTTCTCCGTGCTGTGTAAGCCAGGCCACGTCGTACCAAACAACACGCACTTCGATACCACCCGCGCCAATATCGAATTCACCGGAGCCGAGGCACGCGACCTGCCACTGGCGTCGAGTGCGGATACCCAGTCGACCGGGCCATTCAAGGGCGGCATGGATGTGGAGGCGCTGGAGCGGCTGATTGAGGAATGCGGGCCCGAACGAATCCCGCTGATTATGCTAACCGTCACGAACAATTCAGGCGGTGGGCAGCCGGTTTCGATGGCGAATATCGAAGCCGTGAGCGGCGTTGCGCGGCGGCACGGCATCCGCTTCTATCTGGACGCCTGCAGGTTTGCCGAGAACGCCTGGTTCATCCGTGAGCGAGAGGAAGGGTACGCCGACTGGACGCCCAAGCAGATCGCGCAGAAGATGTTCTCGCTGGCGGACGGTTGCACGTTCTCCGCGAAGAAAGACGCCTTCGCCAATATCGGCGGTCTGCTGTGCACGAACGACCCGGCGCTGGCGCAGCAGGAAAAAGACCTGTTGATCCTGACGGAAGGGTTCCCTACCTACGGCGGCCTGGCGGGCCGCGACCTGGACGCGATCGCCGTCGGCCTGCAGGAGATCCTGGAACCGGACTACCTGGAATACCGCATCGCCTCCACCGGCTACCTGGGCCGCCACATCGCCGATCACGGAGTGCCGATCGTCGAGCCGCCGGGCGGCCACGCCATTTATATCGATGCAGGCAGGATGCTGCCGCACATTCCGACCGGTGAGTTTCCGGCGCAGTCGCTGGCCGTCGAACTCTACCGGCATGCCGGAATTCGCGGTGTGGAGATCGGCTCCGTAATGTTTGGCGAACACGCGCGGTACGAACTGCTGCGCCTGGCGATTCCGCGCCGTGTCTATACGCAGAGCCACATCGACTATGTGGTGGAAGCCATTCTGGAAGTGAACGAACGCAAGAACGAGCTGCGCGGCTACGAGATCACGCAGCAGCCTGAATTCCTGCGGCACTTCTCGTGCCGGTTCCGGCCGCTGTAA
- a CDS encoding peptidase domain-containing ABC transporter has translation MHQLQTTTPPFQRLRSMLRLESRELWVTVVYSASIGLISLAVPVAVQAVVNTVAFGTLLQPLVVLTLLAFAALCFSVVLHAGRMWVVELIQRRVFVRLAGEVTSKLVHVSPAALQSHHGPELVNRFLDVVTVQKAGASLLIDGLSVLMQSVIGMVLLAVYHPWLLAFDVLLLAAIGFILFPVGAGAVATSMKESGAKYALVAWMEEVARHPLGFKTRAGEALAIGRTNDLVVQYLGFRSAHFRILMRQVTGSFMLQAIASSALLGVGGWLVIQRQLTLGQLVAAEIVVALVVSGFTKFGKHLESFYDLMAAVDKLGYLTDLPVERAGGALLPKSGKPAELRIAGIRIPAGERVALTGQTGSGKSTLVDTFYGMAPADAQRVEIDGLDLREIHLGDLRSQVALVRMPEIFEGSVLENLRLGNEELPVLEARRVLDAVGLLERVTAFPKGLETTLSTGGAPLSHGQRVQLELARAIAQQPRLLILDECLDRLDDLPQRRDLLDFLFRKDAPWTIVAVTQSAEIAERCGRQLNVREHIVSEVA, from the coding sequence ATGCATCAACTGCAAACTACGACTCCGCCCTTTCAGCGGCTCCGCTCCATGCTCCGGCTGGAATCCCGGGAACTCTGGGTTACGGTAGTCTATTCCGCCTCGATTGGACTCATTTCCCTCGCCGTGCCTGTCGCCGTGCAGGCCGTGGTGAACACAGTCGCCTTTGGAACCCTGCTCCAGCCCCTGGTGGTGCTCACCCTGCTGGCCTTCGCCGCCCTCTGCTTCTCGGTGGTTTTGCATGCCGGAAGGATGTGGGTGGTGGAGTTGATTCAACGCCGCGTCTTTGTGCGGCTGGCCGGAGAGGTCACCAGCAAGCTCGTTCACGTGTCCCCGGCCGCGCTGCAGTCACACCATGGACCTGAACTGGTCAACCGGTTCCTCGACGTCGTCACGGTACAAAAGGCCGGCGCCAGCCTCCTCATCGACGGGCTGTCCGTCCTGATGCAGTCCGTCATCGGCATGGTACTGCTGGCCGTCTACCATCCCTGGCTGCTTGCCTTCGATGTCCTGCTGCTGGCGGCCATCGGATTCATCCTGTTTCCCGTAGGTGCGGGCGCGGTGGCAACCAGCATGAAAGAGTCAGGAGCGAAATACGCGCTGGTTGCCTGGATGGAGGAGGTGGCCCGCCATCCCCTGGGCTTCAAGACACGCGCCGGCGAGGCGCTCGCCATTGGCCGGACGAACGACCTGGTCGTACAGTATCTGGGTTTTCGTAGCGCGCATTTCCGGATTCTAATGCGCCAGGTGACCGGCTCGTTCATGTTGCAGGCCATCGCCAGTTCCGCGCTGCTGGGCGTCGGCGGCTGGCTGGTGATCCAACGCCAACTCACCCTGGGGCAACTGGTCGCGGCCGAGATCGTCGTAGCGCTGGTCGTGAGCGGCTTCACGAAATTCGGCAAGCACCTGGAAAGCTTCTACGACCTGATGGCGGCCGTGGACAAACTGGGCTACCTGACGGATCTGCCGGTCGAGCGTGCCGGCGGCGCGTTACTGCCAAAGTCCGGCAAGCCGGCCGAGTTGCGCATCGCCGGCATCCGGATCCCAGCCGGCGAACGTGTCGCGCTGACAGGGCAGACCGGCTCGGGCAAGAGCACCCTCGTCGATACCTTCTACGGCATGGCGCCCGCGGATGCGCAGCGTGTCGAAATCGATGGACTGGACCTGCGGGAGATCCACCTCGGCGATCTGCGTTCGCAGGTCGCGCTGGTCCGAATGCCCGAAATCTTCGAAGGCAGCGTACTCGAGAACCTGCGCCTCGGAAATGAAGAGTTGCCTGTCCTGGAAGCACGCCGCGTCCTCGACGCGGTAGGCCTGCTGGAGCGCGTGACCGCTTTCCCGAAGGGCCTGGAGACGACTCTCTCCACCGGTGGCGCCCCTCTATCCCACGGGCAGCGGGTTCAACTGGAGCTCGCGCGCGCCATCGCCCAGCAGCCGAGGCTGCTGATCCTGGACGAGTGCCTGGATCGTCTCGACGACCTGCCCCAGCGGAGAGACCTGCTCGACTTTCTCTTCCGGAAGGACGCTCCCTGGACAATCGTAGCCGTGACCCAGAGCGCGGAAATCGCTGAACGCTGCGGCCGCCAGCTGAATGTGCGCGAACACATCGTGTCGGAGGTGGCGTGA
- a CDS encoding VOC family protein, translated as MKSALFLALLATVCSAQGVKRPKITGVAHIAVYAKDVEASRAFYHGLLGYEEAYWLTQPDGSLSLTFFKINERQYIELFPERAPNTDRLNHIALEVDNAEAMRTYLASQGVKVPERTPKGRTGNSNFMIQDPDGHSVEIVQYESDSASSRARGKSLPANRISDRAAHVGILVGSLDKAMDFYGRILGFEEIWRGSSTEKVLSWVNAKVPDGDDYVEFMLYSGPIAEPTKRGTAHHLCLFVPDIEKAKAALELMPGKAAYIRPLESKTGINRKRQLNLYDPDGTRVELMEPNTIDGKPTPSSKAPPPVGQP; from the coding sequence ATGAAATCCGCGTTGTTTCTCGCGCTGCTCGCCACGGTCTGTTCCGCTCAGGGCGTAAAACGGCCAAAGATCACCGGCGTCGCCCATATCGCCGTCTACGCTAAGGACGTAGAGGCGTCGAGAGCCTTCTATCATGGGCTGCTCGGCTATGAGGAAGCTTACTGGCTGACCCAGCCTGACGGATCCCTCTCCCTGACCTTCTTCAAGATCAACGAGCGGCAATACATCGAGCTCTTCCCGGAACGTGCCCCGAATACTGACCGGCTCAATCACATTGCCCTGGAGGTAGACAACGCCGAGGCGATGCGCACTTATCTCGCGTCCCAGGGCGTGAAAGTGCCCGAACGCACGCCCAAAGGCCGCACCGGGAATTCGAATTTCATGATCCAGGACCCAGACGGTCACTCCGTGGAGATCGTGCAATACGAATCCGATAGCGCCAGTTCCAGGGCTCGTGGCAAGTCGCTGCCTGCCAACCGAATCTCGGACCGCGCCGCACACGTCGGAATCCTCGTGGGCTCACTCGACAAGGCCATGGATTTCTATGGCCGCATCCTGGGCTTCGAGGAGATCTGGCGCGGCAGCAGTACTGAGAAAGTTCTCAGTTGGGTGAACGCCAAGGTGCCCGACGGCGACGACTATGTCGAGTTCATGCTCTACAGCGGCCCCATCGCTGAGCCCACCAAGCGCGGCACGGCCCACCATCTATGCCTGTTTGTCCCGGATATCGAGAAGGCGAAGGCCGCGCTCGAGCTCATGCCCGGCAAGGCTGCCTATATCAGGCCCCTGGAGTCGAAAACAGGCATCAACCGCAAACGCCAGTTGAACCTCTACGATCCAGACGGCACGCGTGTCGAGCTCATGGAACCCAATACCATTGACGGCAAGCCGACGCCGTCTTCGAAGGCGCCGCCGCCCGTCGGCCAGCCTTGA
- a CDS encoding ArsR/SmtB family transcription factor, translated as MAEFLGVLSHPQRVRIVVELREKELDVNSLQTILGTSHSAVSQHLALLRAHRIVKERRDGRHVNYSLQDPELAAWLLQGLRFLEESARVGDEVLDALVSARQSWSETDEK; from the coding sequence ATGGCTGAGTTTCTGGGAGTGCTGTCCCATCCGCAACGTGTGCGGATCGTGGTGGAACTGCGTGAAAAGGAACTGGATGTGAACTCGCTCCAGACCATTTTGGGGACCAGCCACTCGGCCGTTTCGCAGCATTTGGCGTTGCTGAGGGCGCATAGGATCGTGAAGGAGCGGCGAGACGGGCGGCATGTGAACTACAGCCTCCAGGACCCTGAGCTGGCGGCCTGGCTCCTGCAGGGACTGCGTTTTCTGGAGGAGAGCGCCCGGGTTGGTGACGAAGTCCTTGATGCGCTGGTCTCTGCTCGCCAGAGTTGGAGTGAGACAGACGAGAAGTAG
- a CDS encoding TolC family protein → MKRLALLVLLIASAGSLPAQSGGLRLEDVLQSVTDQYPPLLAALRDRVIADGDLTIAEGKFDLNVKGGFEGDYLTYYRNDLYRLGVEQPLEFQGMSLQGGYGLGRGSFATYDGKLQTDSAGEYKMGLKMPLLRDRGIDARRADLRKAWLGRRIADLGVAQQRLAIIQLATRRYYDWVAVGIRYRITREVLLAAEQRDKQLKEAAGLGQIPQIDVTDNQRAILTRRALWIEAQRGLEAASIELSLFWRNQKGEPVLPQPDQLPPSFPAAVEVGENRLLEDIERALLLRPDAKRIEVQKGQLDIDRRLARNQKLPGLDFSVNYTRESGERLVRRGTDELAATLTFDLPLQRRAAKGRESVATAKWEQLDLRERFTRDQIVAEVRDAHSALRAAYQKSKVLLEELAVARELEAAERVRFELGEGTLFLVNLREQATFDTALREVAATNEYFRARAQYEFALGEKMEEN, encoded by the coding sequence GTGAAGCGCCTGGCTTTGCTAGTGCTATTAATCGCATCCGCGGGCAGCCTCCCCGCCCAGTCCGGTGGGCTGCGGTTGGAGGATGTCCTGCAATCAGTGACAGACCAGTATCCACCGCTGCTCGCGGCCTTGCGGGACCGCGTTATTGCCGACGGCGATCTGACCATCGCCGAAGGCAAGTTCGATCTGAATGTGAAGGGCGGCTTCGAGGGCGACTACCTCACTTACTACCGCAACGACCTCTATCGGCTGGGGGTGGAGCAGCCGCTCGAGTTTCAGGGCATGAGCCTGCAGGGTGGATATGGCCTGGGACGAGGCTCCTTCGCTACCTACGACGGGAAGCTGCAGACCGATTCGGCCGGCGAATACAAGATGGGGCTGAAGATGCCGCTTCTGCGCGACCGCGGCATCGACGCCCGCCGTGCCGACCTGCGCAAGGCGTGGTTGGGCCGCCGCATCGCCGATCTTGGGGTGGCTCAACAGCGCCTGGCCATCATTCAACTGGCCACCCGGCGCTACTACGATTGGGTTGCCGTCGGCATCCGCTATCGCATCACGCGCGAGGTCCTGCTCGCCGCCGAACAGCGCGACAAACAACTGAAGGAAGCCGCAGGTCTCGGCCAGATCCCGCAGATCGACGTCACCGACAACCAGCGGGCCATCCTCACGCGCCGTGCCCTCTGGATTGAAGCCCAGAGAGGACTGGAAGCGGCGTCGATCGAGCTTTCCCTGTTCTGGCGCAACCAGAAAGGTGAGCCTGTGCTGCCCCAGCCGGACCAGTTGCCCCCCTCTTTCCCGGCCGCGGTGGAGGTGGGCGAGAACCGCCTGCTCGAAGACATCGAGCGCGCCCTGCTTCTGCGGCCCGACGCCAAGCGCATCGAGGTCCAGAAAGGCCAGTTGGATATCGACCGCAGGCTCGCTCGCAACCAGAAGCTGCCGGGCCTGGACTTCAGCGTCAACTACACGCGCGAATCCGGCGAGCGCCTCGTCCGGCGCGGAACGGATGAACTGGCGGCGACCCTGACGTTCGACCTGCCGCTGCAAAGGAGAGCGGCCAAGGGCCGCGAATCCGTGGCAACGGCGAAATGGGAACAACTGGACCTCCGCGAGCGCTTCACCCGCGACCAGATCGTGGCTGAGGTCCGTGACGCCCACTCGGCCCTGCGGGCGGCTTACCAGAAGTCGAAGGTGCTCCTGGAGGAGTTGGCGGTCGCCCGCGAACTGGAGGCGGCGGAACGGGTGCGCTTCGAACTCGGGGAAGGCACGCTGTTCCTGGTGAATCTCAGGGAGCAGGCCACCTTCGACACCGCCCTCCGCGAAGTGGCGGCCACCAATGAATACTTCCGCGCGCGGGCCCAGTACGAGTTCGCCCTGGGCGAAAAGATGGAGGAAAACTGA
- a CDS encoding tetratricopeptide repeat protein: MESLLELGHYKRARAIIETQLKANANDAQAHAWMAKILINFNDMEGALAAAERAVALNPKVAAFQGQLAEACAMMADKSNPLKGYAYVRRMKKAIETALALDPKNTDTMLVEMMFSWKAPSIAGGDRKQAVRIADRITAISPVWGYLAHARLLQDQGQDAVTENWLRKAVQADPGFYRARASLARFYCCTATNKRLDLAEKAANEAIAVDPSASAGYELLAHVFATQQRWADLENVLARAEKAVPDDLGAYEAAARALMEIGQDFRRAERYLTKYLGQPAEGRQPSHAEARWVLANLYIKEGRKSDAIRELRAALRIQTDYEPAKADLKRILNS; this comes from the coding sequence GTGGAATCCCTGTTAGAGCTAGGGCACTACAAACGCGCCAGGGCAATTATTGAGACGCAATTGAAAGCCAACGCCAACGACGCCCAGGCGCATGCCTGGATGGCGAAGATCCTCATCAATTTCAACGACATGGAAGGCGCGCTGGCGGCGGCCGAGCGAGCCGTGGCATTGAATCCCAAGGTTGCGGCGTTCCAGGGACAGCTGGCCGAAGCCTGCGCCATGATGGCCGACAAATCGAACCCGCTCAAAGGCTATGCCTATGTGCGGCGGATGAAAAAGGCGATCGAGACGGCGCTGGCATTGGATCCGAAGAATACGGACACGATGCTGGTGGAGATGATGTTCAGCTGGAAAGCGCCCAGCATCGCGGGGGGCGACCGGAAGCAGGCTGTGCGCATTGCGGACCGAATCACGGCGATTTCACCTGTTTGGGGCTATCTTGCGCACGCACGCCTGCTGCAGGACCAAGGCCAGGACGCCGTGACGGAGAACTGGTTGCGCAAAGCGGTGCAGGCGGATCCGGGATTCTACCGGGCGCGCGCCTCGCTGGCGCGGTTCTACTGCTGTACCGCCACCAACAAGCGGCTGGATCTGGCCGAGAAAGCCGCGAACGAAGCCATCGCGGTGGATCCTTCGGCATCCGCCGGATACGAACTGCTGGCGCACGTCTTTGCCACCCAGCAGCGGTGGGCCGATCTGGAGAATGTGCTGGCGCGCGCCGAGAAAGCCGTTCCGGACGACCTGGGTGCTTACGAGGCCGCGGCTCGGGCGCTGATGGAGATCGGACAGGACTTTCGACGGGCAGAGCGGTATCTGACCAAGTACTTGGGCCAGCCGGCCGAAGGCCGCCAGCCATCGCACGCCGAGGCGCGCTGGGTGCTGGCGAACCTGTACATCAAAGAAGGCCGCAAGAGCGACGCGATCCGCGAACTGCGGGCCGCGCTCAGGATCCAGACCGACTACGAACCGGCCAAAGCAGACCTGAAGCGCATCCTGAACTCCTAA
- a CDS encoding CocE/NonD family hydrolase, producing the protein MRTFICLLFAALTLSAQGVATLRESYTKYEFKVPMRDGKRLHTAVYVPKDSSRTYPFLMQRTPYSCSPYGIENYPERLGPSEQFTKSGYIFVCQDVRGRYESEGVFLEMRPHGGTLSESTDTYDTVEWLLKNVKGNNGKAGILGISYPGFYAAAAIPGAHPALVAASPQAPMIDLFRGDDSFHNGAFMLAANFGFYRFFYEHKEPQRPAAERNAGFQFGTSDHYAYYLGLGPLANSNEKYFRFENPYWTANLKHTSYDEFWKTRSLEPHIHDTTPAILAVGGWFDAEDLQGPLRLARTATAHQPKAPVTLVMGPWVHGGWARGDGSSLGPVRFDVKTGEFFREKIQFPFFEYFLKGKGEWKPPAAWAFATGSNEWHSYDVWPPRGAEKKTLYFQAGGKLGFEPPADPAAFDAYISDPAKPVPFTSFVASGVPQTYMVDDQRHASSRPDVLTYQSEPLEEAITLGGPLDVHLFASTSGTDSDFVVKLIDVYPADAPDPTPNPTNIRMGGYQQLVRGEPFRGRFYKSMEKPEALPANQFVKIEYVMPDILHTFKRGHRIMVQVQSSWFPLVDRNPQKFVPNIPDAHADDFIKATQRIARQAGMASGLDVLVIR; encoded by the coding sequence ATGCGTACTTTCATCTGTCTCCTCTTCGCCGCCCTTACGCTCTCCGCCCAGGGTGTGGCCACTCTCCGCGAGTCGTATACCAAGTACGAGTTCAAGGTCCCCATGCGGGATGGCAAGCGCCTCCACACCGCCGTCTACGTGCCCAAGGACTCCTCTCGCACCTACCCCTTCCTGATGCAGAGAACTCCTTACAGTTGTTCGCCTTACGGCATCGAGAATTATCCGGAGCGCCTCGGCCCCAGCGAGCAGTTCACGAAGTCCGGATATATCTTCGTATGTCAGGACGTGCGGGGCCGTTATGAGAGCGAAGGCGTCTTTCTGGAAATGCGCCCGCACGGCGGCACATTGAGCGAGAGCACCGACACCTATGACACTGTCGAGTGGCTGCTGAAGAATGTGAAGGGCAACAACGGCAAGGCGGGCATTCTGGGGATCTCCTACCCTGGCTTCTATGCCGCCGCTGCCATCCCAGGGGCCCATCCCGCCCTGGTCGCCGCCTCGCCCCAGGCTCCCATGATCGACCTCTTCCGCGGCGACGACTCGTTCCACAACGGCGCCTTCATGCTGGCCGCCAACTTCGGTTTCTATCGCTTCTTCTACGAACATAAGGAACCCCAGCGCCCCGCCGCTGAGCGCAACGCGGGTTTCCAGTTCGGCACCTCCGACCACTATGCCTACTACCTCGGCCTCGGCCCGCTAGCCAATAGCAACGAAAAGTACTTCCGCTTCGAGAATCCTTACTGGACCGCCAACCTGAAGCACACATCGTACGACGAGTTCTGGAAGACCCGCAGCCTGGAGCCCCACATCCACGACACCACCCCCGCCATCCTTGCGGTCGGCGGCTGGTTTGATGCCGAGGATCTGCAGGGACCCTTGCGCCTGGCCCGCACCGCCACTGCGCATCAGCCCAAGGCCCCCGTCACTCTCGTCATGGGCCCCTGGGTACACGGCGGCTGGGCCCGCGGCGACGGTTCGTCGCTCGGTCCCGTCCGCTTTGATGTCAAGACCGGTGAGTTCTTCCGCGAGAAAATCCAGTTTCCGTTCTTCGAGTACTTCCTGAAAGGGAAGGGGGAATGGAAGCCGCCCGCCGCCTGGGCCTTCGCCACCGGCAGCAATGAATGGCATAGCTATGATGTGTGGCCGCCGCGCGGAGCCGAGAAGAAGACGCTCTACTTCCAGGCTGGCGGCAAACTCGGCTTCGAACCTCCGGCCGATCCGGCCGCCTTCGACGCCTACATCAGCGACCCGGCCAAGCCCGTGCCCTTCACCAGTTTCGTCGCCTCCGGCGTCCCCCAGACGTATATGGTGGACGACCAGCGCCACGCTTCCTCCCGGCCCGACGTGCTCACCTACCAGTCCGAGCCGCTGGAAGAGGCCATCACGCTGGGCGGCCCCCTGGATGTGCACCTCTTCGCCTCCACTTCCGGTACCGACTCCGATTTCGTCGTGAAGTTGATCGATGTCTACCCCGCCGACGCGCCCGATCCCACCCCCAATCCGACCAACATTCGCATGGGTGGATACCAGCAACTGGTCCGCGGCGAACCCTTCCGGGGCCGTTTCTACAAGTCCATGGAGAAGCCCGAGGCGCTGCCGGCCAACCAGTTCGTCAAGATTGAGTACGTAATGCCCGACATCCTGCACACCTTCAAACGCGGCCATCGCATCATGGTGCAGGTGCAGAGTTCGTGGTTCCCGCTGGTCGACCGCAATCCCCAGAAGTTCGTGCCCAACATCCCGGACGCGCACGCGGACGATTTCATCAAGGCGACGCAGCGCATAGCCCGTCAGGCGGGCATGGCCAGCGGTCTGGATGTATTGGTGATTCGCTGA
- a CDS encoding HlyD family secretion protein, with amino-acid sequence MNSLAAMELVATPRIVRTLAAILVVMFLLTAVALVFTPWQQSVSGLGQVSAFSPLERTQVLSAPVEGRVLRWHVGEGSRVKKGAVIVELADNDTQMLDRIRNERSAVDDRRGNAEGRVSAHLLRIGRLEESRTSAISAAQNRVTMAEERIGQARQALTVAQERVTAARLNLDRHGGLLKSGLASQRSLELARQESATAEAEVRRAEAALSAAQSEKRALDDDLRKVRADGDAAIEAERASMQLARGEVANIRAELQRIDVRVARQQTQTLVAPRDGTVLRLLAQPESLVFKAGEPLAQFVPDVEEPTVELWLSGVDLPLVQPGDAVRLQFNGWPAIQFVGWPSVAVGTFGGRVRLVDATGNKEGKFRILVSPDSADEPWPSANYLRQGVQAKGWVLLRQVPLGWELWRRLNGFPPVIAENEPGAGAPGAKEKKP; translated from the coding sequence ATGAACTCACTCGCTGCCATGGAACTGGTCGCCACGCCTCGTATTGTGAGGACCCTGGCCGCGATCCTCGTTGTGATGTTCCTGCTGACAGCCGTGGCCTTGGTGTTCACGCCGTGGCAGCAAAGCGTCTCCGGCCTCGGACAGGTATCCGCCTTCAGCCCGCTGGAGCGCACCCAGGTCTTGAGCGCCCCCGTCGAGGGGCGCGTCCTCCGCTGGCACGTGGGCGAAGGCTCCCGCGTGAAGAAGGGCGCGGTCATCGTGGAGCTTGCCGACAACGACACGCAGATGCTCGACCGCATCCGCAATGAGCGGTCAGCGGTGGACGACCGCCGGGGCAATGCGGAAGGCCGCGTCTCGGCCCACCTGTTGCGCATCGGCAGGTTGGAGGAGTCCCGGACCAGCGCGATCTCCGCCGCGCAAAACCGGGTGACGATGGCCGAGGAACGTATCGGCCAGGCCCGCCAGGCCCTCACTGTGGCCCAGGAACGAGTGACAGCCGCCAGGCTCAACCTGGACCGGCACGGCGGGCTGCTCAAATCGGGGCTCGCCAGTCAACGGTCGCTCGAACTCGCCCGGCAGGAGTCGGCCACGGCTGAGGCGGAAGTCCGCCGGGCGGAAGCCGCCCTGAGTGCTGCGCAGAGCGAGAAGCGCGCCCTGGATGATGACCTGCGCAAGGTACGCGCCGATGGCGATGCTGCGATTGAAGCCGAGCGCGCCAGCATGCAACTCGCCCGCGGCGAGGTCGCCAATATCCGCGCCGAACTGCAGCGCATTGACGTCCGCGTGGCGCGGCAGCAGACACAGACGCTGGTAGCTCCCCGCGACGGAACCGTGCTGCGGCTCCTCGCCCAGCCCGAGAGCTTGGTCTTCAAGGCCGGGGAGCCGCTGGCCCAGTTCGTCCCCGACGTCGAGGAGCCCACCGTCGAGCTCTGGTTGAGCGGCGTTGACCTGCCGCTTGTCCAGCCGGGCGATGCGGTGCGCCTCCAGTTCAACGGCTGGCCCGCCATTCAGTTCGTCGGCTGGCCGTCCGTGGCCGTCGGTACCTTCGGCGGGCGTGTCCGCCTGGTGGATGCCACCGGCAACAAGGAGGGAAAGTTCCGCATTCTCGTCTCGCCGGATTCCGCCGATGAGCCCTGGCCCTCCGCGAATTACCTGCGGCAGGGCGTCCAGGCGAAAGGCTGGGTGCTGCTGAGACAGGTGCCGCTGGGATGGGAGCTGTGGCGCCGGTTGAACGGCTTCCCGCCGGTCATTGCCGAGAACGAGCCCGGAGCTGGTGCGCCCGGAGCGAAGGAGAAAAAGCCGTGA